The DNA region GTTGATCTTATTGCTAACAAACTCCTGAGGTTTCTCGATAAAGCTCTTGATGCGACCATCGTCGTGGTACAACACCACGCCGTACTTGGACGGTTCCTCAACTTTGGTCACCACAATGGTGCCCTCCCGACCGTGCTTCCGGTGAAACTGCTCCAACTCCTTGAACGGAAAGTCGCAAATCACGTCCGAATTAAGCACGAAAAACGGCTCCGTACTCTCAGCTAGAATCTCTTTGGCCAACGCAAGCGGCCCGGCCGTCCCCAGCGGTTCCGTTTCGTGCGAAAAGATCAACTTGACGCCGAGTCGCTCAACCTTCTGCCTCAGCTCAGCCTCCATCTGTTCCGCCCGGTACGACACGGCCAAAATCACCTGACCAACACCTGCCTCCACCAGCGCCTCAATCTGGTGCAGCAAAATGGGTTTATTTGCAAACTCCACCAACGGCTTGGGCGTGCTCAGCGTCAGTGGCCGCAACCGGGTCCCGTAACCGCCGACCAGAATCAACGCCCGCATCTTTCCGACAGCTCCCATCTCCACACTTCCAGATGATGCAACTGCTGTCCAAAAACTGACACGTATCTCTCGTCGCGCGGAGATGCTCTTATCGGCTTCGAATTTGAATGCTCACTGCTGGCAGCAAGTTCCGTGAATCGACTGATCAAAGTGGGGGGCCGGTTCTTGTTTACTTCCAGCGAGGCAAACAGGTTTCAGCGCCTACACGTCATTAGAAATGAAAACTTATCAGACACATCCAAGTAGGCACAAACACAAAgggagaacgaaaaaaaaaaagcttcaaagtGATAATGAATCACCGGTTCAAATCCGTTTTCAAACTTTTACCTCCTGTTTGTCCCTGCAAATCGAAATTTTACAACTCAAACACCTTAATTTATCCACTGACAAGATTTCCGAGCTagcgaaaaactaaaattttctttagTGATAACGCAAACACAATCCCTGCTGATTAGCTCCAGCGAGAAAAAGTCCAACGCCGAAGCGAACAACGTACACAAACATTTGCTGGTGCTTTCGGTCGTCAGATCTGTCAAAATCGTTCTTGGTGGTTCAGGGGCAGTTGAGggttaaaagtttttattttaatcgaaCGTCACAAAACGacggaaaacaggaaaatgaaattttaagcaaagtTGGGTAATCTTGAGTAGCctacattaaattaaattaattttaactttgaatattttcacTGTGTGTTTCCTAGACCaaacttaagataaaaaaatcagcaagaTTGATATTTACACGGATATTTGGCACCTCCGGCGAAATATGAAAAATGTTTCAAGTAAAAAAAGGTCGATGAAAATCGATGGGTTCTTGTTCTTCGCCATCGGATTTCTTAAGAAAATGCCTCAAGAGactctaaattacatatttgaccaaagtttgacctccaataaaaagtttccaaacTAAATTTACTCCTTTTTTAGCTAACCCCAaccccaaaaataaaaaaaaaacccaaataaccccaaaatccaagctggaaacctcaatatgaccgaataaaaatcttttctttgtacaatttgtcatgaaaatacagcaacagacTGCCCGAATATAACTTCGAGCATAAAACACTGCtacaatttgagtatttcattaaacATCTATTAAAAACCCAAATGGTTCTCAAGAACCTGAACCTTTTGGGTATTAAAACTCCTACGCCATTTTAGTGAAGCCCGAGGTGGAGCCAAAAAGATTGCTGATTCTAAATATTGAATGCGAGCTTTATAACTAACATTTCGTTGATTTgccaaataaatataaaatttttaattaagatCTCAACCTACAGATATatcaattgaatttattttttaaattcttaaacttggAATTTCTTAATCTAAGAAAAAtaattctgaaatttgaaaattaaaaaaaaatattttttatagagatgaaaatttctcataattttattaatggaattataaaattataaaattataaaattataaaattataaaattataaaattataaaattataaaattataaaattataaaattataaaattataaaattataaaattataaaattataaaattataaaattataaaattataaaattataaaattataaaattataaaattataaaattataaaattataaaattataaaattataaaattataaaattataaaattataaaattataaaattataaaattataaaattataaaattataaaattataaaattataaaattataaaattataaaattataaaattataaaattataaaattataaaattataaaattataaaattataaaattataaaattataaaattataaaattataaaattataaaattataaaattataaaattataaaattataaaattataaaattataaaattataaaattataaaattataaaattataaaattataaaattataaaattataaaattataaaattataaaattaaaaattataaaattttaaaattttaaaattttaaaattttaaaattataaaattacaatgctcaaattataaattttcaaaattctagtgtgtttttcttaaataaaattttgtgtattgGACATGAAAAAAATGCCAGTAATAAGATAATAGTTGTCAATTTACACTAATAAggctataaaattataaaattataaaattataaaattataaaattataaaattataaaattataaaattataaaattataaaattataaaattataaaattataaaattataaaattatcaatttcaattttcaattcggttttattggtgaataatcaagatacaatgagttattttgaagtgcataacagagttttggagttccttacagctgtgtgttgcatcataatccatttaggaacaattatttctttaactaaggcactagcaagagtaagaaaaaactataaaaaaacttacagaaaattataaaattataaaattataaaattataaaattataaaattataaaattataaaattttaaaattttaaaattttaaaattttaaaattttaaaattataaaattataaaattataaaattacaatgctcaaattataaattttcaaaattctagtgtgtttttcttaaataaaattttgtgtattgGACATGAAAAAAATGCCAGTAATAAGATAATAGTTGTCAATTTACACTAATAAGGCTTTctatagaacgaaaaaaaaaataacacttaaaGAGAGATGGTGGTTTGTTTTCCAcacagttttgtttgttttagtgATTTAaacctagagaccctaaataggatCTCTATTCAAACCTATTTAAAcctgcttagtaaaactaatgactccgtgtaagaaaatacttggttggacaattatgcgtaaaagttcaacgatgggacaaacagacttggtgttgtttttgatgagtttccgaacaaagcaccagattttatatgtttttctcaaagtacacatcagactaaacttaaaaatggcattaagtcaaaatcgtcaaaaactgacatgggacatttaagcgtagaacggcagcttattgtatttaaatttttgatcttaaatcACTCAGTGAAAGATACTGTCTGTACATCAGCCcttgaaaaaacaaataaataaatacaaagaaAATATTGAGTTTGTAGAATTACGCGAAATGTGTAAAATAATCCATAAATTAATCATTCTTGAATGGACGTGCTGGATGGAACGTCAcaaacatcactttttttttctaatgtgtGGAACGTCATCCCAACTTTTCTTCATCCCATCTCATTTTCACTGCAAATCTCGTCGAAGTCGGACGCACTACCGCGCACACATCGGCTCCGCGCACGAGTTttgagagaaagaaaaaaaaaagtgaagccACCGAAAATTGTCAATCATCTTGCCCGGAAAAAAAACCCGTGAAAATCATGTCGGACGCGGTGGAAAAACGCAAACTGAGCGAGCTGCGCGTCGTCGACCTGAAGCAGGAGCTGGAAAAGCGGGGCAAGGACGGAAATGGGGTGAAAAATGTGCTCATCGAGCGGCTCACGCAGGTAAGCAAAGATGGCTGATGGACGCCATATTGATTTTCTCTGTGGTGATTGAAGAGGGCGTAGCGCTAGGTCGCGGGTATGTTGATTGTGTTGTTGATTTTTCTTTCTCGAAAACAGGCTCTGAAGGAGGAAAACAAGGATCCGGAATCGTTCGAGTTCGAGATCGGTTCGGTGGGCAAGACACCGGCCAAGAAGAAGGCCGCAGCTGCGGCCGGCAAACCGGAGGAGGAATCCGGTTTGGCCACGTCGGTGAGCAACGGCTCGGTGACCAGCGAGCCTAGTTTGTCCGACATGCAGGTTCGGGACGAGTGCACCGATGAGTCGCAGAAGGAGGGTGCTGCTGCGACGACGACCTCCGGAACTGCCAACGGGCAAACGGAAACGTTGATTCAGAACATTTCGCTGGTCATCAAGCAGGAAAAGCTGGACGACGACGAGATTGCGCAGCAAAAGGTGCGTTAGGCCGGATTCTTGGGGTGTTGAAGGGAGAATGATGAGTTTTGATTTGCAGGCTGCGGAAGTAAAGGAGCCGGAGGCTCCAGCGGTGGAGGCTGCCACCGGAGCGGGTGATGGCGGGGACAAAACggcagccgccgccgccggtgAGAAGGAAGCCGAGAATGAAGACTCGCTCAACCTGGAAATTGGCGAGGAGGACGAAAAGCTGCTGCACGATGCCAGTAAGTGTCGCAAGAATATGCGCTTATCGCACACGTAGTAGATCCATACGTGATGACACCTTTCACAGCTTGTTGAAAATTCGTTTGgtgattttcaagtttttggttCATTCTGACGATTAGCTTTTTAATCATCATTGAGATTTTCAAAGGAATTTAGTAACAGTAagacttgtattttttttagctggTGAAAAGGCCTCGGAGAAGACGTCGGACGCCAAGTCCACGGAAGAGGGCAAATCGGCCGAAAAGGGCGATTCTACAAGGTATTTGTCCTTCAAACATCCTCTTAGGaaacaattctaattttaaaatgtctttTTAGTGAGAAACCGGCAACTCCAAAGGAAGAAAAAGGTAATTTCCAACCGTAACGACATCTCTTCACACTCTGTTTTCAGGACTCTTTTCCCCTTTTAAAATAACTGTTAGAATTAGGCTAAGATCTTACGATTAGTAGTTACGGCAGTGTTCGATTTTTGTGTTACGCTGAACGATTTTTGTGCTGGAATCAGGCTGCGGTGAATTTCGTGAGCACAAGTGCGCAAAAGAGGGAcattgtttttttggttttccaaTGCCGCGGCGACCAGACCCAGAAGCGACGACACGAGCAACGGCAGCGCAGCGAAGCAACAACACCCCTTTCGCCACCTAGCCATGAAAATAACCTTAATGTTTGTCCTTATTTCTCGTTCGTTTGCGGATGCGGAATTTGTGTGTTTGCAGACGCCGGaaagtcatcgtcgtcgtcggcatcGAAACAGTCTGGTGACGCCGCCAGCAAGTCCAAGTCGTCCCCGGGCGGTGAGAAGTCGACCGTGTCCCGGAACCTGTGGGTGTCCGGCCTGTCGACGCTGACCCGGGCGACCGACCTCAAGCTGATCTTCTCCAAGTACGGTAAAGTGATTGGAGCGAAGGTGGTCACGAACACGCGCACGCCGGGCACGCGCTGCTACGGCTACGTGACGATGGCCTCCGCAAAGGACGCCACCGAGTGCATCACGCACCTGCACCGGACCGAGCTGCACGGCCGGATGATTTCGGTAGAGCGCGCAAAGTCCGATCTGGGCCCGGCGAAGGCGGCGGGTGGCAGCGGTActggcggcagcagcagcaacagcaccaACACCAACTCCAAGCCATCGGAATCATCCTCCTCCAAGACggcgtcgtcgtcatcatcatcaacggTGCAGCCATCGGACCGGAAGGACAGCAAGGACAGGAGCCACGACCGACGGGACAGCGACCGGCGGCACGAGCGTGGCAGATCCCAGCACCGCAGCGACCGCTCCAAGTCCGTCGCCCGAGGACGTTCCCAGGCGCGGGAATCTTCACCGAACCGCAGCAGATCCAACCATCGCGCCAAGTCCATCGCTCCGAGGGACGACCGGTCGCGGTCAACCGACAAGAAGAAAGATGACAGCAAGGCCAAGGACAAGGACGCCGACAGCAAGGACGCCAAGACCGCCAGCACCAGCTCCACCTCCATCGGCAAGGACCAACCGCAGAAGAGCAAGGACCGTCGGGACCGCGAGCGGGAGGTGCTGTCGCTGCAGAAGATTCGCGAGGAGCGCGACCGCCAGCGGCTGCGCGAGAAGGAACGCCAGCTGCGCGAGGAGGACCGCCGTCGCCGGGAGATCCGCCAGCGGCAGCGCGAGGAAGAGCAAATGCTACGTCGGGAGCGCGAAAAGCTCGCCATCGAGCGGGCCCGCATCGAGAAGGAAAAAGCGGAACTGCTGCGCATCGAACGCGAACGCCAGAAGCTGGAACGCGAGAAGATCGAACTCGAGCGGCTGGAGCTGAAGCGTCAGCAAAGGAAGTACGGTTGCAAATTCACTCTCTTAAGATTAATCCATGTTTCTGTTTCTCTATATATTTTTCACAAACGGGCGGGCGCACACACAAGGGCaggtcgtgtgtgtgtgtgtgcgtgggtTGTCTTGTGTTTCGGTCCGCAaaaggaaaagcgtgacaaaatATCTCCCTGTGAGCCAAACAGTTCAGTAGCAATCACCTTTCGTTTCTGCAGCGTAGACCCTTCAAGAACTGTAAGTTTGAGAGAGATCATCAGTGCAACCAGCATCGTTCCAGATTCAACGAGATTCTTGCTTggacaataacattttttcagaGAGGTCTGAAGAACGAATGCTCAAATCAAgatgaaaaaacaaacaattaaattcggaagagcacccaaacctcttttcacAACTTGGATCCCTTCTACCCCAAggtttcgaactgacgacctttggattgtgagtccaacatCCGACCAGCGACTTCACCCCGAAGCAGCTCAAATGAATTTCCTGCAATAAGTAGGAAGATATCCAGCGAAAAAAGGTGCAGTGTTAATGCTACAAGGATAACCATCATGTCGAAGAACTTTAGATACTTGAATAGCTTCAAGCGCATCGCGGAACTACAAAACGACGACACAAAGCGAATTTTCGCTGCTCCAGAAGACTACACCTCGTCAAAAGTTGCCGCAATTGGTCACGGAGGGAAATATTTTGTCACGTTCGCGCTCGTTCGATTGCTCTAAAAAAGAAACCGCGTTCAACAGTTTCGCTCGAAGGTCCGGAAATCGCGTAAAGTAGTGCGAAAAACGCGCTCGTcgtgtcaccccccccccctgccTCCCAAACTAATCTCGTCTTTCCTTTCTTCTCGGActcttgctctctctctctctctcccccgTAACAATTTGAACTACGTAACCACGCCCTCTGGCCAGAATTGAGGAGGCGAAACGGAACCTGAAGCGGCCCGGCGACCACTCGTCGCACTACGATGACGACCGGAAGCGCAGCGCCGGCACGGAACGTCGCTTCGAGGCACCACCGCCCCCGTCCATTTCTTCGTCCACGTGAGTATTGCCGTCaaacgtggtgattattgcattcgatcgtaatttctcgactcacgatcgagatttctcgatcgtaatttgtcgatggtaagtcgtaatttgtcgaaaGTAGATTGAGAttattcgatcgtaatttctcgacctaccatcgacaaattacgactgacgatcgagaaaatctcgatacgtgctttaaaaaattcaagtattcaaaaatttcaaaaaaaaaaacaataatttcaaaaattttaaaaatattagaaatttgaaaaaaaatttttaaattttaaaaatttaatttttttttataacttttaaaaatttaatttttttataaatttcaaaaatttcaaatttttttaaaaatttcaaatttttttaaaaattttgaaattttaaaaatttcaaaaattttaaaaatttcaaaaattttaaaaatttaaaaaaaaaatttcaaaaaattaaaaaattacaaaaattttaaaaaaattcaaaaatttcaaaaattatataaattttaaaaatttccaatatttcgaaaatttcaaaaaatttaaatttttttttaatctcaaaaattaaaaaaatcaaaaacatttatTGGCCACCATTTTGCATTACAAAAATTCAATACACtttagctcgacaatcaaaaattgaacaacgaaaaaaattgtattttcgcgaggccttcggataa from Culex quinquefasciatus strain JHB chromosome 3, VPISU_Cqui_1.0_pri_paternal, whole genome shotgun sequence includes:
- the LOC6046059 gene encoding SAFB-like transcription modulator gives rise to the protein MSDAVEKRKLSELRVVDLKQELEKRGKDGNGVKNVLIERLTQALKEENKDPESFEFEIGSVGKTPAKKKAAAAAGKPEEESGLATSVSNGSVTSEPSLSDMQVRDECTDESQKEGAAATTTSGTANGQTETLIQNISLVIKQEKLDDDEIAQQKAAEVKEPEAPAVEAATGAGDGGDKTAAAAAGEKEAENEDSLNLEIGEEDEKLLHDATGEKASEKTSDAKSTEEGKSAEKGDSTSEKPATPKEEKDAGKSSSSSASKQSGDAASKSKSSPGGEKSTVSRNLWVSGLSTLTRATDLKLIFSKYGKVIGAKVVTNTRTPGTRCYGYVTMASAKDATECITHLHRTELHGRMISVERAKSDLGPAKAAGGSGTGGSSSNSTNTNSKPSESSSSKTASSSSSSTVQPSDRKDSKDRSHDRRDSDRRHERGRSQHRSDRSKSVARGRSQARESSPNRSRSNHRAKSIAPRDDRSRSTDKKKDDSKAKDKDADSKDAKTASTSSTSIGKDQPQKSKDRRDREREVLSLQKIREERDRQRLREKERQLREEDRRRREIRQRQREEEQMLRREREKLAIERARIEKEKAELLRIERERQKLEREKIELERLELKRQQRKIEEAKRNLKRPGDHSSHYDDDRKRSAGTERRFEAPPPPSISSSTRGAYSAVDKPYSSSKRDDYASKRDDYKSSSRDDYKSRTSAVDDYRSSGVGGRGDSFKRNGGVMDDYNKRTLTTIESRYSDSRSAGGASGGLGSGDYRGGDRDRNGGGGLAKSRYLDSSYPERSSAGGTIGSGGVWHSSTGPSLNLGSSLSGGGDTWRMDNGQDRYDRTYNERKAPQMSAAPFLDPVRPSGFLGGSGGRPQDRYGAPVGSGRFDNGRY